From Macrobrachium rosenbergii isolate ZJJX-2024 chromosome 55, ASM4041242v1, whole genome shotgun sequence, a single genomic window includes:
- the LOC136835471 gene encoding beta-1,4-mannosyl-glycoprotein 4-beta-N-acetylglucosaminyltransferase-like isoform X1 has protein sequence MVRLRIRYRCVALAFIVSQVLVGFWFFQPMDPAKQFLKRLFTEGGQTILHLRDQPTVTMYATYGKDLCVREGTLVKASSEGNCVCRPGWKGKRCGVPEIMQRTDWMQNPELSKNIQLRKRPRRVILVSPFIHEYDIFEANVNELVGLVDVFVIGETNYTVASNNSLPILSKLKDGWLKDTQNRIIYVPVRESDLKKRSFVQNLVQTGLRLVSDIRPDDLFILTNGEEILRRDVVTFLKLFQGYPLPVKCQFKHYMYGFYWSLPENSNLTKPEVCASSFQFLANAFEYQVSRLQEGSVLEEDLNFFTSHEQPVVNWTIPEAGWRCHLCLSVENIFQKLSSRSESPPKWLLPSSSYSSTSPFIQRLIKFGQDENLEPIGVPVHNVAEEELPPYLNRNKEKFAHFFKNPYETASIHNLV, from the exons ATGGTTCGACTCAGGATACGGTATCGATGTGTAGCATTGGCCTTCATTGTATCACAG GTTTTAGTTGGATTTTGGTTCTTTCAACCCATGGATCCTGCCAAGCAGTTTCTCAAACGTTTATTCACTGAAGGTGGTCAAACAATCCTTCACTTGAGAGACCAGCCAACAGTGACAATGTATGCGACATATGGGAAGGATTTATGTGTGAGAGAAGGCACACTGGTTAAAGCTAGTTCAGAAGGCAATTGTGTTTGTCGGCCAGGATGGAAAGGGAAGAGATGTGGAGTTCCTGAAATTATGCAAAGAACTGATTGGATGCAAAATCCAGAATTATCCAAAAATATTCAGCTTAGAAAGAGACCAAGACGAGTTATTTTGGTAAGTCCATTCATCCATGAGTATGATATCTTTGAAGCTAATGTTAATGAATTGGTTGGACTTGTAGATGTTTTTGTGATAGGTGAAACAAATTATACTGTTGCTAGTAATAATTCTTTACCAATTTTAAGTAAGTTGAAAGATGGTTGGCTTAAAGATACTCAAAATAGAATTATTTATGTGCCTGTGAGAGAAAGTGACCTAAAGAAAAGATCCTTTGTTCAAAATCTAGTTCAAACTGGGTTGCGTTTAGTTAGTGATATCCGTCCAGATGATCTCTTTATCCTAACTAATGGGGAAGAAATACTTCGCCGGGATGTAGTGACATTTCTCAAACTTTTTCAAGGGTATCCATTGCCAGTTAAGTGTCAGTTTAAGCATTATATGTACGGCTTTTATTGGTCCCTTCCTGAAAATAGCAATCTTACAAAACCTGAGGTGTGTGCATCATCCTTCCAATTTCTTGCCAATGCTTTTGAGTACCAGGTATCTCGTTTGCAAGAGGGCAGTGTTTTAGAAGAGGATTTGAACTTTTTCACTTCACATGAACAACCAGTTGTTAATTGGACAATTCCAGAAGCAGGCTGGAGGTGCCATTTATGCCTTTCTGtagaaaatatctttcaaaaattgTCAAGTAGGTCTGAGAGTCCTCCAAAATGGCTGTTACCAAGCTCATCGTATTCCAGCACATCTCCTTTCATTCAGCGTTTGATTAAATTTGGTCAAGATGAGAATCTTGAACCTATAGGGGTCCCTGTTCACAACGTTGCTGAAGAAGAACTGCCTCCATATCTGaacagaaacaaggaaaaatttgcTCACTTTTTTAAAAACCCCTATGAAACAGCATCCATCCATAACCTTGTATAG
- the LOC136835471 gene encoding uncharacterized protein isoform X2: protein MVRLRIRYRCVALAFIVSQVLVGFWFFQPMDPAKQFLKRLFTEGGQTILHLRDQPTVTMYATYGKDLCVREGTLVKASSEGNCVCRPGWKGKRCGVPEIMQRTDWMQNPELSKNIQLRKRPRRVILLMRE, encoded by the exons ATGGTTCGACTCAGGATACGGTATCGATGTGTAGCATTGGCCTTCATTGTATCACAG GTTTTAGTTGGATTTTGGTTCTTTCAACCCATGGATCCTGCCAAGCAGTTTCTCAAACGTTTATTCACTGAAGGTGGTCAAACAATCCTTCACTTGAGAGACCAGCCAACAGTGACAATGTATGCGACATATGGGAAGGATTTATGTGTGAGAGAAGGCACACTGGTTAAAGCTAGTTCAGAAGGCAATTGTGTTTGTCGGCCAGGATGGAAAGGGAAGAGATGTGGAGTTCCTGAAATTATGCAAAGAACTGATTGGATGCAAAATCCAGAATTATCCAAAAATATTCAGCTTAGAAAGAGACCAAGACGAGTTATTTTG